Sequence from the Clupea harengus chromosome 20, Ch_v2.0.2, whole genome shotgun sequence genome:
GGATTTTCAATCgcatttttttcaaacatttgaACCTTGTTAATTCTCAGTTGGTGATATTGCTGTGTGTATGATGGGATATAAATGAGGCTAGTTTCATAGTAGAGTAATTCGCCGGCCCTCCCCCGCTTGTGGAGTGGTGTCCGGTGGCCAGCGTGGGGGGTTAGTTTGGATTAGGGGTGCCAAGGTAAAATGCCGCCCTTGCATGCCACCCTGACCCACTCTGCCAAGCCCCAGTGGAAAAAGAATTATGGGCTGCCCTCCCCTCGCTACCCCACCCCCTATAAATGTGTCAGGTTCAGAGTCAGACACGGGGTTTCACTGCGAGGGAACCAGTGAGACTCAGGATATGACTTGTTTTAAATTTACATTGACCCCCCTTCGCCTTGATCGTCATCAGGGGAATCCTCAGCTATAcccactcctccatctctgacATGTTTTACAAAAGATCCATGTAAGAGAGGCATCATCTTCGTCGTCATCTTTATCATCGTCCCACTGAGACGTGATGTCTAAGCGAAGAGGACAGTGGACACCATGACGTTAGTAAAGGTTTGGAAAGGCACCCTGCTGTAAGTTTGGGACAGGAGCTCTCACTTCCCACCCCACCAGGGGTATTCACAGCGATGCTCACTTCTATGTCTCTGACGCATCACAGAAGATCCATGCAAGAGAGGCGTCATCATCACAAAGTGGACAACAGACACCGTGACATTGGCATGGATTTGAAAAGGCACCTTGCcgtgtgtttgggagaggagCTGTAACCGCCCCcctaccccccgcccccctaccccccaccccccaccccaccgacCAACTCCCACCCATCTCACACCCAGCTGGCACTGAACTTCAGACGGGAACAAAGGGTTATAAATCTCCCCCTGTGTGTCCCAGTGGTCATCTGTCCTGCCTGTCAGCGTCTCATGCCATTCCCCATGCAGTCGCTGTCTCTTTCTGCGTGCCATGATGTCCTTCGGCCTCCACCACGAGCCACATCGCTATGTATAGCCCCACGCTATTCAGGGGCTGTGAGGACGGAACGTAAGCTGTGCAGCAGAAACATCTCCGCGTTGCCACGGAGACCTGGACGATCCCACCGTGGGTGCCGTCATGGGTGGCGGCATGACAGGAGAGCGCGGAGAGGTCTGATTGTCACCTATGGAAAGCCAAACAGGCTGCAGCGCGTTACAGCTCAACCCAAAATTGCCCCCAATGGTAAACGGCGTCAGCTCCGTCACAGAGCAGCTCGATCCCTATTCGGAATCCCAATGAAGAATGACGCTGGAGTTTCAGGGGAGCCCAGCAGCTGTTCTGGCTCAGAGAGCGAGCCCAACAGGTCGACCTGCCCGCCGGCGGACTCGGAGCAGGGGTCAGCGTGCGTGAGGGTGAGGATGAAGGGGAGTGTGTTCCCAGTAGACCGCGCTCTCCTGGCTGGCAGCAGCGAGTACTTCCGCGCCCTGTTCGAGTCGGGCATGCGCGAGAGCGACCAGGAAGAGATCAGGCTGCAGGGTCTTAGCGCCCGCGGGTTCCTCATCACCCTCAGCGTCCTACAGGGGGCGCGACCCCTGCTGAGCGCAGACGAGATCGTAGAGGTCATCGAGTGTGCCTCTTTTCTCCAGGTCAAGACCCTCACCAAGCACCTCGCAAACATCATTGACTCGGACAACTGCTTGTTGATGTATCACACAGCGGCCACCTACGGGCTGCTGGACCTTTTCAAAAGCGCTGCACTGTTTATCACGGACGTGTATGGTGACCTGAAGGACGACCTAAGATGTCTGCCACAGGAGATGATCAGCCACGTGGAGTCCTTCATCCCAAGCTCGTACGTGATGGTGGGCACTCACTCTCCTTCTACAGAGCTCCTGCATGACGGATGTCGTACCGTGTGCTACCTAGACGAGGACGAGAACGACTGGAAGATTCTCACCAGCTTGCCTCTAGACGCCAGCACCACCATGGCCGGCGTGGCCGTTCTCGACAATAAGCTGTACATTGTCGGAGGCGTGGCTGACGTGAGCAAGAACATTGTGGACTCAGGGTTCTGCTACGACCCAGAGGCTGACTCCTGGAGCGTGTTTCCGAGCCCCACGCAACCCCGCTACAACGCCTCGCTGCTGGGCCTCGAGGGAGGCCTCTACACCATGGGGGGAGAGTTCCAGCGGAAGCCCATGGCCTCTGTGGAGGTTTTCCGGCCCGCCAAGCACACCTGGTCACCTGTGGCACACCTGCCGAAGGCTGCCCCAAACGTTCCGTGCACCGTGGCCATGAACCGGATGTTCATCTGCCTGTGGCGACCTAAAGGCGTTACGGAGATCTATGAGTACGCGCTCGAACGTGACCAGTGGGAGTTAGTTACCACTCTTGTACGACCCCAGAGTTATGGCCACTTTATGGTGTCACACAGGGACAATCTGTACGTCATGAGGAACGGCCCGGACGACGACTTCCTCAGGTGCATGATGGACTGCTACAACCTGACGACAGGACAGTGGACTGCCATCCCGGGCCAGTACGAGGCTCTCTTCACAGCCTCGATCCGAGGGGACTCTGTGTTCACCTTAAACCAGAGGGTGACGGAGGAGTACGCCATCAGAGACCTGCGGTGGAAGAGCAGGAAACAGAGGAAAGGATTTCCCAGGATCGGGACCATGTGGACCTTTCTCCTGCGGTTGCCTAAGAGAAGCAGAGAGCCCCTGGAGAAGACCGTCTCCACCAGCCGCCAGCAGTTGGGCCGCCATGCGGTCTGGCCTCCTGATGCCCATTCAGCATGCGTGGATTAACGCCCGCAAGGAGTTCCTCGCGGTAATAATGAACTCAAGTAACTGTTTTAAATGATGGTGAAGCTGGATTCTAGACCTGCATGGTGGATTTCTGGAATGACTTGCAAAAAAAACTCACTCCTCAAAGGGTTAATAGGTATTACCTTAGCTATTGTACAAAGgtaatttgttttaaatgaattaacaacaaaacagagtagaggaagaataaaaagaaaaagaaggtgTCATACTTGCAATGAAATGATGAGTTGcaatatttttaaaacatcctTACCCGGTTTCAAGTTTAATGTGTTGGCACATTTTCAACTATGTCCTTATGTGAAATAATATCATAGGTAACAGTCTCTTGAGTTCCAGCAATGTTCTTTGTAAATTTGTTGACTCTCATGTCTTCTCTCCTTGGGGATATATTAATGGAAGACAAATATGCAAAGGCAattctttctgttttcataCCAAACAAACCATTTATAGGGCTGAAGTTCCACTGAGATTCTGATTCCGAGATTCCAATTCCGGAGAGGAATCTTTGCCAGGGAATGCCGGGTCGAGTGAGGCCatgaagaaagagatagagagagagagagggagagagggagagagagagagcgatagagagaaagagagagagagagagaagagctcaTGTATAAGTTATTAAATGAAAGCTGGCTATATTAAAACCATCCAAGACTGCATAAGCAAGATTTGTCACCTGATTCCCAGCATCCGCAATCAAGGAATGTGATTAGTTACAAAACTTGAACTTGACCTCAAAGTGACCTCAAAGTGTTCCTGAGCAGAGAAAAACCCTGTCTGTTGACCGAAGTGACCTCTTCTCTCAactctctcatcctctgccAGCTCTTCATATCGCCTTTTCTTTCATCTGTTGACCTGTTAGCAACACGATGGTTCTTATGAAAATGCTTAATAGGTAAGCCTGTTCATCTGATtacagtgaatgaatgagacaGCTTATGGCCCAGGCCAGGAACCTTTAATTTCCCAAAGAGGAAGGGTAATAAAATGGAAAACGTGGATCATCCAAAACTACAATTTCATTTTCTTTGGCCAACATCCCTGCAGTCTCGCATGAATCTGCCTCTGTACCAGGAACTGCTTCATATGCTCAAATAAATGCCCAGAAATGAGTCCAACAGCTTTAAGGTCCAGTTTCCAGGACAGGATCACTAGGCTCTTTTCAACCATTCAGAAGATTTATCATTCAAAATGGAGGATTGAGCATGGTCTAATATTCAACCCAAAGGAAATCTGAACAATCTAAAATTTCTAGAAGGCTTGTAGCACCCAAATCACACAAGCATCTAAGTGAGGATCAGTGAGCATTTAGTTGGTCTCGTTTACTTGAACATTGGTCAAACCACTGAATGAATGTCAATGAAAAAGAACTCATTGCACAACAATTTTTCCCCCAAACATGTATTTACATACAGATGCAAATAATATACAGTTCATATAAACAAGAAGATTTCAAACAACAGTGACACACAGCCGATGAGTGCTGCGTGGTGCAGAGCTACCTATCCAAGCAGTCCCAGACTATGGGCCGGTCCTGATATGACATGGATCCACTAGAACCTTCTCAGGTCGGTCCATTTTAGTTGATGTTTCTGGTTTAAGGCCTGTTGGGTAAGTCCTACCAGTGGAGGCACCGTAGAAAGAGCCAATGACAAGAATAGCCATAAAAACAACATCAGTGATAACAACAATAAACTAGATGGGCACTCGGAGAGTCCAGACCTCCGCCAAGTCCAAATGTCCTATCTCACAATGTTAATGAAAGTGAGAAATAATGTGTGTATCCGCCCTGCGATTTGGATTCGCTTCATAATataatgggttcttccttggacCATGTTACACCCTTCtgccaagtttcatgaaaatctgGCTGGTAGTTTttccagacaaacagacaaacaaacacacacacaaactgcaccaAAAACATTacctccttggcagaggtaaaaaaaaaatctaaatattattataatagaGAAATGCCTGCAGCACTAATCACATATTCTTATATTCTAGTGTATTTACAGTACTGTGCACCCACAGATCTGGCATTCCAAGGCCACAATGTCCAGTCCTTTCTGTTTAAGCAGACACTATGGTGCCAGAGGTGAGAAAATAGCATTGGCATAGCGAACCAGTACAGACGGAATCTCCATGTGTGCCAGGACAACAGCATCACAGGTTTATCCAATGTTGTGTTATGTCATTGGTTAGTTCAGGCCAGTCTTGTGTCATCTCACTGGCCATAGGCCAGTGTTGCGTGATGTGATTGGTTAAACTGGTGTCAGGCTACGCGTGCCATCAGCTCCTCCAGGGCGCGCTCACGGTGGTTCTCGTGCACGAGCAGCACCTCCTTTATGGCATGCTGTTGAAAGCCCATCTCATTGAACTGGGCCAGGAGGTGCAGAAACTCCTCagcctgagggagaggaggagagggagagggagaggtgagaagaagaaaggaggggataggggatgggagagaagacgagaggggaggagaagtgaggagaggaggggagaggaaaagagcggAGAGAAGGGCGTGGAAAGGAGGGgtgagtagagagaggagaggagaagtgaggaaATGAGGGTagcggagaggagaagagggggaggagatagagaagagaggaggaatggagtgtagggagaacagaggagaatcACACTGTCAGCACACTGTAGAGCCCACACAAGTCCAAAATTCAGACAGTTAACATAATATACAGAACATACGCATATACGATTATTTTAAAGAGTTCCCTTCATCTGTGTCATTAGTGTGTCCTTTTCGTGGAATGCATTGTGTACTCCTAACCCTTCTAAGTTTTTGGCAGCTACTCTTACTTAAGCACTACAAAATAGGACAGAGCCAAAGTGCTGGCCAAGCATTAATTAGCTTGCCTGCCATAGTAGAATTaactacacaactacacacaaacacacacacacacacacacacacacacacacacacacacacacacacacacaaagtattaCTTGTGAATGATTTAACATTACATAAGCATGGGGCATGAACTTGTCTTCCACTCACCTTGGTCTCACAGTTCTGGAACATCTCCAGGGCTTCCTCCACCTCGGCCGCGTCGAAGCCCAGCTCACACAGACGGTCACAGGCCACCAGGTAGTTCAGGATCTGCGGGAGGCAGGTAGAAGAGGTGAGCCAGGAAGTGCAGGTAGGAGAGAGGGCAAAGGTAGGATACATGATGCATGAGATAAACAGGTAACAGTGCGGTATAGGTGAAACATGGCACAGGTAAGATGTGAAGGTGCTGCAGGTGTGGCACAAGTGAGATTGGTGAAAAAGGCTTGGACAGGTGAACCATGTGACCCGGTTGAGATTAGTGGCAATTTGGTCGGCCTAAATGACTCAGAACTTGGACCCCAAGTTGGAAGCAAAATACAAGAGCCATCCAAGAACCAGTTCTGATGAACAGCAGTGTCCATATTAGACTGTAGCCAACTTTAAATCCCACTGAAGTGAAATAATATAATCCAACATATTCAACTAATAAATCTAGCACTGATACATCTAATGTATTTTCACAGAGGTCAGTTTCTAACTaaactgtttgtgtgtcattgaAAATTGAGCAGTTTGACACTCAGCACAACCTGGTTAGATAGAGGCTAGGCCTCAGGGACAAGGATATGGGAGTCAGATTAACACCCATCAGATGGGTCTGAGTGCGGCCCAAATAAAGCAGAGACGCACTGCTCCCATCAGGGAGAGGTCTAACGCTGAGAGAGAAGTAATCAGCACACTGAAACATGAGCTGGGTGAGAACGGCGTGAAGAAGAGTATggatggaggagaaaaagagtgatagagtgagacagagagcaaggagaaaggaggagaaggagtaaAAGTAACAGCCAAAGGAAGGAGAGGCAAAGTGAAAAGATAGAAGAAAGTTAAAAGAAAGTTAAGATAATAACATACCAAGTccataaaataaatcaaaacaaacagaggGACATCCTGCATGGGAAGGGACAGCAGAGGACAGGGAGAAAGTGGAAAGGGTGTATGACAGGGATTGCAGAATGcaaactctgtgtgtatgtttgtgtgtgtgagtgtatgagtgagtatttgtgtgtgctttgcaggggcggactggccatcggggataccgggggaatccccggtgagccgacggggttgggatggtccaaaataccggcccactccGCTCACCAAACGGCCCTTCCCTCTAACATCGCCGGCACCTACGTTATTCTATGCTACACAGAACACATATTATTGAATCTATTTCCAAAAGCTGCTTAATTCCACTGACTGATATTTATACTACTCtttgcgatctgtattcacactcatggtgcctagtTTTCGAAActattctgaagtgtcttctttactcatctaatgtcttccgtaagtctaactttgttttaggcgttattaaatgtcaatcgctctagcctactcaacacttgcatcactcgctctcagacacccctacacacacacacacacacacacacacacacaatcacacacccagcatgcaacactactgataccactgatgttcacaccccatcgtatgttctgtactgttcatttctaTAATATagtgggcggcttgtccataagggcgattggggcaacgcactgcctacgggaaaaggagtttttttttctgtcggattctaccactagactagcctgacgatgtcatcctcataattctagtcagaatatgagtctgataccgctccgttggactgtgattatggggcgtgtttcaaccgaaccaggaaaaaaaaatgcctcttcgctcaattggatatatctagaaccaatcagagcaacgtagtatgaccataacgtagaccatggggccagctgatacattcaacttttaccggatcccgtaggaaggacggcaaaaacatcttttcgatcgacaaatgccttgatcgcgtttctctgttcctctttcaaaatgaatgtgctgtcaatgtcttctaaaacagactcgaatttccacatttcagctctccaacggcagccatgtttgttgaaaacgaattcaccccaaaagctctttggtgacgtggttgattacgttagggttgatcatctgtccatcatcgtataaagcccgccctgacaatttgattggtctatctatctcctcacagatttttgtgaggagataatttctccccaacggagcgacaccagaccgaacttcccgaccaaaaaatgtgtgggcgtggctaaattcgtctggcatccaggctaccactagaccgtctgatccatagatatatataaaggctagatgtctcgtccgcgttgccagccaacggagtcgaacgtccgcacatggcggccatcttgccccaggcagctcgctcacccataacattgtgttggtagtggtatgtactttttaaataaccataacttgttcaattttcaaccgatttttaaacgggttggtttgttataaacgtcagagatgtagttatgacactgcatacttatgaataattatgttattttcttaataatATCCCAAAGCatcccgaattataaccacgttaataacgtttgtaagaaaccaaaccattttgtaaatccgttgaaaatggagcaagttatggttatttaaaaagtacataccactaccaacacaatggtatgggtgagcgagctgcctggggcaagatggccgccatgtgcggacgttcgactccgttggacgagacatctagcctttatatatatctatggtctgatctgcctctgcatgtcattgtcgaatgagccaacagtcaggcaaacgtGGTGCTTGAAATGACCCCGCCTCCTTTTTGGgcaaaatggaaatcgccccagatctctctcattgactctcttgttaaatccatttttaacattcaaTGCAACAACTCCATTCGTTctttgaaagtcggcgtactaatgaagatacattgacaacaaaacatttaggacttcttagaccaaatgtatccattcaacaggtttctacaaggggaggggggatcctacatccaagaGGTGGAACgtaagaaaatcgtggctagcaggctgtgaagtggctaacgtggtctatataccactgtcacttgtcaaaggttttacagtgtgaatgttcgcttcttgcactaacactgagttattttttatgtgatgacttatttagcttttgtaagccaGTACTTtaaagatcagtcaataaatatagttggttttgacttatatgttgcccccttctttatgttg
This genomic interval carries:
- the kbtbd13a gene encoding kelch repeat and BTB domain-containing protein 13 produces the protein MPFPMQSLSLSACHDVLRPPPRATSLCIAPRYSGAVRTERKLCSRNISALPRRPGRSHRGCRHGWRHDRRARRGLIVTYGKPNRLQRVTAQPKIAPNGKRRQLRHRAARSLFGIPMKNDAGVSGEPSSCSGSESEPNRSTCPPADSEQGSACVRVRMKGSVFPVDRALLAGSSEYFRALFESGMRESDQEEIRLQGLSARGFLITLSVLQGARPLLSADEIVEVIECASFLQVKTLTKHLANIIDSDNCLLMYHTAATYGLLDLFKSAALFITDVYGDLKDDLRCLPQEMISHVESFIPSSYVMVGTHSPSTELLHDGCRTVCYLDEDENDWKILTSLPLDASTTMAGVAVLDNKLYIVGGVADVSKNIVDSGFCYDPEADSWSVFPSPTQPRYNASLLGLEGGLYTMGGEFQRKPMASVEVFRPAKHTWSPVAHLPKAAPNVPCTVAMNRMFICLWRPKGVTEIYEYALERDQWELVTTLVRPQSYGHFMVSHRDNLYVMRNGPDDDFLRCMMDCYNLTTGQWTAIPGQYEALFTASIRGDSVFTLNQRVTEEYAIRDLRWKSRKQRKGFPRIGTMWTFLLRLPKRSREPLEKTVSTSRQQLGRHAVWPPDAHSACVD